GAGGCGCAATGCGAAATCATCGGCGGGTTTCTGGATCGCGCCAAGCTGGATTACCGCCATGAGGTTAGCGGCGACCTGCTGGTGGCTTGGTGGTTCGGCGGCGCCTTCCGCGAGATGGCGGAGAAGTCATGCCATTGGGCAATCCTCGACCGTCAGACGGTCTTTGCCCTCTCCTCGAAATATTCGATCTTGCTGTTCCAGCATGTTGCCAGCCTCGTGAACCTCGAGCACGTCGCCAGCAAGACCTTCACCGTGGCCGAACTGCGGGCGCTGCTGGGGGTGCAGGATGGAAAGCTGGGTCGGTTCTCAAACCTGAACCAGCGCGTTCTCCAGCCAGCGATTGCCGAGATCAACCAGACCTCGCGCCTGACGCTGACCGCGACGCCTCGCAAGATCGGCCGTACTGTGGCCAGCGTCACGATTGCTTGGACGGAGAAGCCCATGGAAGGCAAGCAACAGGCCCGCCGCGAACTCGACCGCCCGAAGGTCGGTCGCAAGGCGCGGCGCGACGGGACAGCGGACGCGCCGCCCCTCGCTTTCCCCGCATCAGGTTCGATCAAATACGCGCCCGGCCCATGGGCGGACGTTCCCAACCCATCGGGCCGCGACCGCGATCTGATGGCCGACGATTTCAGGGCGTGGTGCAAGTCCAAGGGCATCCCCCTAGACGCGCCAACCATTCTCCAGACTTGGACCGGCTTCGTCGGTCGCGCCAAGCTCTGAGCGCCGCCAGGGCGATAGCCCTAGCGGCTAGCTGTAGGCGGCTGTCCGTCGTCAGAACATTCGGCACAACTCGCGGCGTAGATTAGCGGAGTGCGGACCTCGTCAGGGGGTTGATCTTAGGCGGCGAACTTGCGGTGCTGCAAGCGCCGATGTTCGATGGTCTGTCGCTTGATCCTTTCGCGCAGTTTGATGATTGCCGGAGCCCTGCCGAAGTAGGCGTCGGCAGGCGTCACGTTGGCCAGGCTCTCGTGGTATCGCTGGTGATTGTAGTGCTCGACGAAGGCCTCGATGTGGGCTTCGAGGTCGCCGGGCAGGA
This sequence is a window from Sphingobium yanoikuyae. Protein-coding genes within it:
- a CDS encoding replication initiation protein, whose protein sequence is MSKTTQVAADRAFDETKTVLPAEVARGVYIENPPGAEALKLMHLLIGKAGGRMAEDVRHELRLADIKKIDGMRNHTRATLRRLFIELAGAVIVFDDTEAQCEIIGGFLDRAKLDYRHEVSGDLLVAWWFGGAFREMAEKSCHWAILDRQTVFALSSKYSILLFQHVASLVNLEHVASKTFTVAELRALLGVQDGKLGRFSNLNQRVLQPAIAEINQTSRLTLTATPRKIGRTVASVTIAWTEKPMEGKQQARRELDRPKVGRKARRDGTADAPPLAFPASGSIKYAPGPWADVPNPSGRDRDLMADDFRAWCKSKGIPLDAPTILQTWTGFVGRAKL